One Gossypium hirsutum isolate 1008001.06 chromosome A11, Gossypium_hirsutum_v2.1, whole genome shotgun sequence genomic window carries:
- the LOC107896645 gene encoding AAA-ATPase At1g43910 produces MLKELPSLSTILSAYASFSAMAMLFRTILNEMLPERMQNYIASKIYDFTAAYFSSDFTFVIEDRWRAGYNQMFRAAEMYLPTIIGPSSDSILVGYDDSCDPTAPPKRSIPVDCRIKDDYDGMRLEWTLSSIDPKKFYVPPKRFFSLTCKKRDRERVEQRYFPFINKTAQEIINKSESLSIYTYDQECSLWEPTVFKHPATFETLAMDPHLKEFIMKDLDSFVERKEFFENVGRAWKRGYLLYGPPGTGKSSLVAAIANYMRYDVYDLQFQSVRNDSDLRRILTSTTNRSILLIEDIDCGTKVSHNRTKVKEKGEEEEEDDEDRDEIKRPFSIDPGVTLSGLLNFIDGLWSSCGNERIIIFTTNHKEKLDPALLRPGRMDVHIYMGYCSPAGFRKLAASYLGIKDDKRFGCIDDMIKSIEVTPAEVAQQLMISDEPEVALQGLIEFLNTKKDIEEAAVEEKENSIEEEEVTEEMEVERQNSMLAESETRCIYLT; encoded by the exons ATGTTGAAGGAGTTACCTTCTTTGTCTACTATTCTCTCCGCTTATGCCTCTTTTTCAGCCATGGCTATGTTATTCCGTACCATCTTAAATGAAATGCTCCCTGAAAGGATGCAAAACTACATCGCCTCTAAGATTTACGACTTCACAGCTGCTTACTTCTCATCAGACTTCACCTTCGTAATTGAAGATCGATGGCGCGCCGGTTATAACCAAATGTTTCGAGCTGCGGAGATGTACTTGCCCACCATAATTGGACCCTCCAGCGACAGTATTCTCGTAGGTTACGATGACTCCTGTGATCCCACCGCACCACCAAAACGAAGCATCCCTGTAGATTGCAGGATCAAGGATGATTATGATGGCATGCGCTTGGAATGGACTTTATCTTCCATTGACCCAAAAAAGTTTTACGTCCCCCCTAAGAGATTCTTCAGCTTGACCTGCAAGAAAAGAGATAGAGAAAGAGTTGAGCAAAGGTACTTCCCTTTTATTAACAAGACTGCACAAGAAATTATAAACAAGAGTGAGAGCCTCAGTATTTACACATACGATCAAGAGTGCTCCCTGTGGGAGCCCACAGTTTTCAAGCACCCTGCAACATTTGAGACCCTGGCAATGGATCCCCACCTTAAGGAGTTCATAATGAAGGATCTTGACTCATTCGTGGAACGCAAGGAGTTCTTCGAGAACGTTGGCAGGGCTTGGAAACGAGGGTACCTTTTGTATGGTCCACCTGGGACAGGAAAATCATCACTAGTTGCTGCAATTGCGAATTACATGAGATATGATGTATATGATCTCCAGTTTCAAAGCGTTAGAAACGATTCCGATCTCAGACGCATACTCACATCCACCACGAACCGCTCCATTCTGCTTATTGAAGACATAGATTGTGGCACCAAAGTGTCACATAATCGAACCAAGGTCAAGGAAAaaggtgaagaagaagaagaagatgatgaagataGAGATGAAATCAAACGTCCCTTCTCTATCGATCCAGGG GTAACACTGTCAGGCTTACTCAACTTCATTGATGGATTGTGGTCGAGCTGTGGGAACGAAAGAATCATAATCTTCACTACAAATCATAAAGAAAAGTTGGATCCAGCGCTGCTACGGCCAGGGCGAATGGATGTGCATATTTACATGGGATATTGTAGTCCAGCAGGATTCAGAAAACTTGCAGCTTCATATCTTGGGATCAAAGATGACAAACGGTTTGGATGCATTGATGATATGATTAAAAGCATTGAAGTGACTCCAGCTGAAGTGGCACAACAACTGATGATCAGTGATGAACCCGAAGTTGCACTCCAAGGTCTCATCGAATTTCTTAACACCAAGAAGGATATAGAGGAAGCTGCAGTTGAAGAGAAGGAAAATAGTATTGAAGAAGAGGAAGTAACAGAAGAAATGGAGGTTGAAAGACAAAATTCAATGCTTGCTGAGTCCGAAACAAGATGCATATATTTGACTTAG